The nucleotide sequence GGAACGCCGTCCTGCCCCGCAGGTAGCCCACCGGCGGGTCCTCGTAGAAGTAGCGGCGCAGCTCCTCCGCCAGCGCCGCGAGATCGATGCTTTCGGGATCCATGCCTTCCACGATGGGGCGCGCCCCGGCGTCGGACAAGCCGTCTACCGGGGCACGAGCGCAAGCCCCTTCCCGTCGCTAACGAAGTGGACGGGCCCCTGGTCGGTGCGGTGGAGCGAGCAGCCGCGCGCCCGGTAGCGCGCCGCCACCTCGTCGTGGGGAAAGCCGAAGGTGTTGCGGTGGCCCACGCAGAAGACGACGTGCGAGGGGCGCACGGCGTCGAGGAAGGCGGGCGTCGAGGAGGTCTTGCTGCCGTGGTGCGGGGCCTTGAGCAGCCGCGCTTCGAGGGGCGCACCGGAGTCGAGCAGCGCCCACTCGCCGATCTCCTCCACGTCGCCGGGGAGCAGGATCGCCACCTCGCCGTGGACCACCCGCAGGACGAGGGAGGCGTCGTTGTCGCCGAGGGCCGGATCGTCGCGGCTGCCGTCGATGTCGGGAGGCCCCAGGACCTCGATCCGCACGCCGGCGCGCTCGAGGCGATCGCCGAGGCCGAGGATCCGCCGGGGCACGCCCTCGCGCTCCATCGCCGCTGCGAGCTGTGATCCCCACGGTCCTTCGAGCGGCCGCCCCGTGGTCCAGACCTCGCCCACCTCGAGGGCGCGGAGCACGGCGGGGATCCCGCCGACGTGATCGGGGTGGAGGTGGCTCACCGCCACCGCTTCGAGGCGGCGCACGCCGCGCCGGAGGAGCTGCGGCAGCACGCGGGTGGCACCGACGTCCCGCTCGCCGCGCACGTCGCCGCCAGCGTCGATCAGAACGGCGCTGCCGTCCGGGAGGCGGAGCAGGGTGCAGTCGCCCTGTCCCACCGGGAGGAATTCGACGTGGAGCCTGCCGTCCGGCGCAGGCGGGAGGAGGAGCGCGATCGTTCCGGCGATGGCAGCGAGGAAGAGCAGCGCACCGGTGCGGCGGAAGCGGGCGCCGAGCCAGATGGCGAGGGGGAGCGCAGCGAGGCAGAGGGGCAGGCGGGGATCGGCGAGGGGCAGCGGGATCCGCGCGCCGGGCAGCGTGGCGAAGAAGGCGGCGATCCGATCGAGCAGCGCCGTGGCCGGCAGCGCCAGCGCGAGGGGGAGATCGAGCAGCCGCTCGTGGACGAGGCCGCAGGCGGTGGCGACGGCGCAGACCGCGGTGGCGAAGAGCCCCACCGGCACCGCCACCACGTTGGCGGGGAGGCTCGCGAGGCTGAAGCGCTCGAAGTGGAGGGCGGTGAAGGGCAGGGTGGCGAGGGTGGCTGCTGCGGTGGTGACCGTTGCGGCGAGGAGCCACTCGAGGACCCGGCGCCAGCGGGGCGCGTCGATCGGCGGGGCGGCGATGGGCAGCGCGCTGCGGAGCGGGCCGGCAAGCGCGATGAGGCCCCAGCACGCTGCGAAGGAGAGCTGGAGCGAGGCCTCGAAGAGCGCAGCGGGCTCGACGGCGAGGAGGGCGAGGAGCGCCAGGGCGAGGGCGCTCCATCCGTCCGGCGCGCGGCCGACCAGGGTGGCGACGAGGTAGAGCCCCGCGGCGATGGCGGCGCGGAGCACGGGTGTCGAGGCGCCGGTGAGGAGCGCGTAGGCAGGCGCCAGCGGCAGGGCGATCGCCGCGGCTACGCGGGTGGGATCGAGTCGGGCAGCGAGGGGCGTGCGACCGAGGGCGAAGGCGAGGAGCCGGTAGAGGCCGAGCACGGTGAGGCCGAGGTGGAGCCCCGAGACCGAGAGCAGGTGGGCGAGGCCGCTGTCGGCGAAGCGCTCCGCCTGCGCCGGCTCGATCGCCTCGCGGTCGCCGAGGGCGAGGGCGGTGACCAGGGCGGCGGCAGGCCCCGGCTCCATCCGCGCCACCATCGACGCGCGCAGGAGCCGGCGCTGCTTCTCCACCGCTGCACGCCAGCTCCCGGCCGCCTCGAGCACGGCAGCTCGCTCCTCGTGGATCCTGCCGGTGCAGGCGATGCCGGATCGGGCGAGGGCCTCCCGCCTGCCGGGGCCATCGAGGGGCGCGTCGTCGAGGAGCACCTCGGCGAGGAGGCGATCGCCGGCGAACGGGCGCAGGCCCGCCGGGAGGAAGAGCTGCACCTGCAGCCTTTCGACTTCGGTAGGCGTGGCGA is from Vulgatibacter sp. and encodes:
- a CDS encoding DNA internalization-related competence protein ComEC/Rec2, encoding MFPLALLAFAASRRGWRLPALALLALAFLLAGMVRWGLHDRPGPAAGPCAAALGAAGLPPPDDRGPSHLRIEGRVVGPPRFGPRGGIATVAVDRAGPPRQRPDAPLATPTEVERLQVQLFLPAGLRPFAGDRLLAEVLLDDAPLDGPGRREALARSGIACTGRIHEERAAVLEAAGSWRAAVEKQRRLLRASMVARMEPGPAAALVTALALGDREAIEPAQAERFADSGLAHLLSVSGLHLGLTVLGLYRLLAFALGRTPLAARLDPTRVAAAIALPLAPAYALLTGASTPVLRAAIAAGLYLVATLVGRAPDGWSALALALLALLAVEPAALFEASLQLSFAACWGLIALAGPLRSALPIAAPPIDAPRWRRVLEWLLAATVTTAAATLATLPFTALHFERFSLASLPANVVAVPVGLFATAVCAVATACGLVHERLLDLPLALALPATALLDRIAAFFATLPGARIPLPLADPRLPLCLAALPLAIWLGARFRRTGALLFLAAIAGTIALLLPPAPDGRLHVEFLPVGQGDCTLLRLPDGSAVLIDAGGDVRGERDVGATRVLPQLLRRGVRRLEAVAVSHLHPDHVGGIPAVLRALEVGEVWTTGRPLEGPWGSQLAAAMEREGVPRRILGLGDRLERAGVRIEVLGPPDIDGSRDDPALGDNDASLVLRVVHGEVAILLPGDVEEIGEWALLDSGAPLEARLLKAPHHGSKTSSTPAFLDAVRPSHVVFCVGHRNTFGFPHDEVAARYRARGCSLHRTDQGPVHFVSDGKGLALVPR